In a genomic window of Thalassotalea piscium:
- the flgL gene encoding flagellar hook-associated protein FlgL yields MRVSTQQFYFQNSRQLSDKQSTLNDQMKYISSGKRVLTAKDDPVSFGTLSGYKDELTNIDKYQRNITQAENRNSLQETSFANAESLMQELKTLFINANNGTLSDSDLKSLAELATNSLNQMLDIANSKDETGGYIFAGYQIDQKPFAIHPGNNVTYLGDNGTRELQIAKNVMVETNQPGDDAFSKVANSIGDFTANYINNTSGVALNRAVIATPSTYDPATNPPDYKFLFTSTTDLTVTDGNGAVVFNTTTYTAGQTVAFNGMEVELSGNPLPGDEFDITPTESISIFDTIKASIDWMNVGASPVDPIQHNVNYGDVLTQLNEALNHMTSRRTEAGVRLKLIETQGNSHAEASLSLASGRSNIEDLDFAKAISTFEQSKVALQAAQQTFVQIKGLSLFNYL; encoded by the coding sequence ATGAGAGTTTCTACACAACAATTTTATTTTCAAAATAGCCGTCAATTAAGTGATAAGCAATCGACGTTAAATGATCAAATGAAATACATTTCATCTGGTAAGCGAGTGCTTACTGCAAAAGATGACCCTGTTAGCTTTGGTACGTTATCTGGCTACAAAGATGAATTAACCAACATTGATAAGTATCAACGAAATATTACACAAGCTGAAAACCGCAATAGCTTACAAGAGACATCATTTGCTAACGCTGAAAGTTTAATGCAGGAATTAAAAACACTATTTATAAATGCTAATAACGGTACGTTATCTGACTCAGATCTAAAGTCATTAGCTGAACTTGCTACCAATAGCCTAAATCAAATGCTTGATATTGCGAATAGTAAAGATGAAACCGGCGGCTATATTTTTGCTGGTTACCAGATAGATCAGAAGCCATTTGCTATACATCCTGGTAACAATGTTACTTATTTAGGAGACAATGGAACTAGAGAGCTGCAAATAGCAAAAAATGTGATGGTTGAAACTAACCAACCCGGTGACGATGCATTCTCAAAAGTGGCTAATTCAATTGGTGACTTTACAGCAAATTATATTAATAATACCTCAGGTGTTGCCCTTAATCGTGCAGTAATTGCAACTCCAAGTACCTACGATCCGGCCACTAATCCCCCTGATTATAAGTTTTTATTTACATCTACTACTGATTTAACTGTCACCGATGGTAATGGTGCAGTTGTCTTCAATACCACAACATATACTGCCGGGCAAACCGTTGCCTTTAATGGAATGGAGGTGGAATTAAGCGGCAACCCATTGCCGGGTGATGAATTTGATATCACGCCAACTGAAAGTATCAGTATTTTTGACACTATTAAAGCGTCAATAGATTGGATGAATGTTGGCGCATCGCCAGTAGACCCCATTCAGCATAATGTTAATTATGGTGATGTTTTAACACAATTAAATGAAGCGTTAAATCACATGACATCACGACGAACTGAAGCGGGTGTGCGTTTAAAACTAATTGAAACTCAAGGCAATAGTCACGCAGAAGCCTCATTAAGCTTGGCTTCTGGCCGTTCTAATATTGAAGATTTAGATTTCGCAAAAGCAATATCAACGTTTGAACAGTCTAAAGTTGCACTACAAGCAGCCCAACAAACCTTTGTTCAAATTAAGGGGTTGAGCTTATTTAATTACTTATAA
- a CDS encoding flagellin, which yields MALVVNSNISSLNAQRQLNRSTNELGENYQRLSSGKRINSAKDDAAGLQISSRLTAQINGLNQASRNANDGISLAQTAEGALDEYTNALHRMRTLAVQSSNGSNNTSDRAALNAEFQELSVELTRISTDTEFGGVKLLDSSYQEAFQIGANKGQLITITISANLSAGGVSVSQGVSTFTKAQSVLAKIDTALKTVNSVRADLGAKQNRFSSVIRSNDNTAENVSASRSRIEDTDYAAETAKLARSTVLQQASSSMLAQANQQPQIALQLLQ from the coding sequence ATGGCTTTAGTAGTAAATAGTAATATATCATCATTGAATGCTCAACGTCAGTTGAACCGTTCAACTAATGAATTAGGCGAAAATTATCAGCGTTTATCTTCGGGCAAGCGTATTAATAGTGCAAAAGATGATGCAGCTGGTTTACAAATTTCGAGTCGTTTAACGGCACAAATTAATGGTTTAAATCAAGCTTCGCGAAATGCCAATGACGGTATTTCATTAGCGCAAACGGCTGAAGGTGCGCTTGACGAGTACACTAATGCATTACACCGTATGCGTACTCTAGCTGTTCAATCGTCTAATGGCTCTAACAACACCAGTGACCGTGCAGCATTGAATGCTGAATTCCAAGAGTTATCTGTAGAGCTAACACGGATCAGTACAGATACTGAGTTTGGTGGCGTTAAACTACTTGATAGTAGTTATCAAGAAGCTTTCCAAATTGGTGCTAATAAGGGGCAGTTAATTACCATAACGATAAGTGCTAATTTATCTGCTGGCGGGGTAAGTGTTTCGCAAGGTGTTTCAACATTTACTAAAGCCCAGTCGGTTTTAGCTAAAATAGATACAGCCTTAAAAACCGTTAATAGTGTGCGCGCAGATTTAGGTGCCAAGCAAAACCGTTTTTCTTCTGTTATTCGCAGTAATGATAATACAGCCGAAAATGTTTCAGCATCTCGTTCTAGAATTGAAGATACTGACTATGCAGCTGAAACAGCTAAGCTAGCACGCTCTACCGTGTTACAGCAAGCATCTAGTTCAATGTTGGCACAGGCAAACCAACAGCCTCAAATAGCGTTACAGCTATTACAATAA
- a CDS encoding flagellin yields MALVVNSNIASLNSQRQLSRSTNDLSDNYQRLSSGKRINSARDDAAGLQISSRLSAQINGLNQASRNANDAISLAQTAEGALDEYTGALQRMRTLAVQSSNGSNNTADRAALNAEYTELTAELTRISDDTEFGGVKLLNAGYQEAFQIGANKGQLITITISKKLSAGGVSVKQGVSTFTKAQSVITKIDAALKTVNGVRADLGAKQNRFSSIIRSNDITSENVSASRSRIEDTDFAAETAKLARSSVLQQASSSMLAQANQQPQIALSLL; encoded by the coding sequence ATGGCTTTAGTCGTAAATAGTAATATCGCATCACTTAACTCACAGCGTCAGTTATCACGTTCGACGAACGACTTATCAGATAACTATCAACGTTTATCATCAGGTAAGCGTATTAACAGCGCACGTGATGATGCAGCGGGTCTACAAATTTCAAGTCGTTTATCAGCACAAATCAATGGCCTAAACCAAGCGTCACGTAACGCTAATGACGCAATTTCATTAGCTCAAACGGCTGAAGGTGCGTTAGATGAATACACAGGTGCGTTGCAACGTATGCGTACGTTGGCGGTACAGTCATCAAACGGCTCAAATAACACTGCTGACCGTGCGGCACTTAATGCCGAATACACAGAGTTAACCGCAGAATTGACGCGAATTTCAGATGACACTGAATTTGGTGGTGTTAAGTTATTAAATGCTGGTTATCAAGAAGCATTCCAAATTGGTGCCAATAAAGGGCAGTTAATCACTATTACTATCAGTAAAAAGCTAAGTGCGGGTGGTGTAAGTGTTAAACAAGGGGTTTCAACCTTTACTAAAGCTCAGTCGGTAATTACTAAAATTGATGCAGCACTAAAAACGGTAAATGGCGTACGCGCCGATTTAGGTGCGAAACAAAACCGTTTCTCGTCAATTATACGTAGTAACGACATTACCTCAGAAAACGTATCAGCTTCACGCTCACGTATAGAGGATACTGACTTTGCCGCAGAAACAGCAAAACTTGCAAGAAGCTCAGTGTTGCAACAGGCATCAAGCTCAATGCTAGCGCAGGCTAATCAGCAACCCCAGATAGCGTTGTCGTTGTTATAA
- a CDS encoding flagellin, which produces MALVVNSNIASLNSQRQLSRSTNDLSDNYQRLSSGKRINSARDDAAGLQISSRLSAQINGLNQASRNANDAISLAQTAEGALDEYTGALQRMRTLAVQASNGSNNTSDRAALNAEYTELTNELTRISSDTEFGGVKLLDSNYKEAFQIGANKGQLITIEISKDLTAGAQSVAGGVATFTGAQSMLTKIDAALKTVNGVRADLGAKQNRFSSIIRSNDITSENVSASRSRIEDTDFAAETAKLARSSVLQQASSSMLAQANQQPQIALSLL; this is translated from the coding sequence ATGGCTTTAGTTGTAAATAGTAATATCGCATCACTTAACTCACAACGTCAGTTATCACGTTCGACTAACGACTTGTCAGATAACTATCAACGTTTATCATCAGGTAAACGTATTAACAGCGCACGTGATGATGCCGCCGGCTTACAAATTTCAAGTCGTTTATCAGCACAAATTAATGGTTTAAACCAAGCATCACGTAACGCAAATGATGCGATTTCATTAGCACAAACGGCTGAAGGCGCGTTAGATGAATACACCGGTGCATTACAACGTATGCGTACGTTGGCAGTACAAGCGTCAAATGGCTCTAATAACACCTCTGACCGCGCGGCACTTAATGCAGAATACACAGAGTTAACTAACGAGTTAACGCGTATTTCAAGTGATACAGAGTTTGGTGGTGTTAAATTACTTGATAGCAACTATAAAGAAGCCTTTCAAATTGGTGCAAATAAAGGCCAGTTAATTACTATTGAAATTAGTAAAGATTTAACAGCCGGTGCTCAAAGTGTTGCTGGAGGCGTAGCTACTTTTACTGGTGCGCAATCAATGCTTACCAAAATTGACGCAGCACTTAAAACGGTGAATGGCGTACGTGCTGATTTAGGTGCGAAACAAAACCGCTTCTCGTCAATTATACGCAGTAACGACATTACCTCAGAAAACGTATCAGCTTCACGCTCGCGTATTGAGGATACTGACTTTGCCGCAGAAACTGCTAAACTTGCAAGAAGTTCAGTGTTGCAACAGGCATCAAGCTCAATGCTAGCGCAGGCTAATCAGCAACCTCAGATAGCGCTGTCATTGTTATAG
- a CDS encoding flagellin encodes MALVVNSNIASLNSQRQLSRSTNDLSDNYQRLSSGKRINSARDDAAGLQISSRLSAQINGLNQASRNANDAISLAQTAEGALDEYTGALQRMRTLAVQSSNGSNNDDDRLALNAEFTELASELTRISKDTEFGGVKLLDTSYQEAFQIGANKGQLITIAISADLSAGGVSANVGVSNFSKAQAQIAAIDTALKTVNGVRADLGAKQNRFSSIIRSNDITSENVSASRSRIEDTDFAAETAKLARSSVLQQASSSMLAQANQQPQIALSLL; translated from the coding sequence ATGGCTTTAGTCGTAAACAGTAATATAGCGTCACTTAACTCACAACGTCAGTTATCACGCTCAACTAATGACTTATCAGATAACTATCAACGTTTATCATCGGGTAAACGTATTAACAGCGCACGTGATGATGCCGCCGGATTACAAATTTCAAGTCGTTTATCAGCACAAATTAATGGTTTAAACCAAGCCTCACGTAACGCAAATGATGCGATTTCATTAGCACAAACGGCTGAAGGCGCGTTAGATGAATACACCGGTGCATTACAACGTATGCGTACACTGGCGGTACAATCATCAAATGGTTCAAATAACGATGATGATCGCTTAGCATTGAATGCTGAATTTACAGAGTTAGCATCAGAATTAACACGTATATCAAAAGATACTGAATTTGGTGGTGTTAAACTACTGGATACTTCTTATCAAGAAGCGTTCCAAATCGGTGCCAATAAAGGTCAATTAATTACTATTGCGATTAGTGCAGATTTAAGTGCTGGTGGTGTTAGTGCCAATGTTGGCGTTTCAAATTTCAGTAAAGCTCAAGCGCAAATAGCTGCTATTGATACTGCTTTAAAAACAGTAAATGGCGTACGTGCAGATTTAGGTGCAAAACAAAACCGTTTCTCATCAATTATTCGCAGTAACGACATAACTTCAGAAAACGTATCGGCATCACGCTCGCGTATTGAAGATACTGACTTTGCCGCAGAAACTGCTAAACTTGCAAGAAGCTCAGTATTACAACAAGCGTCAAGCTCTATGTTAGCGCAGGCAAACCAACAGCCCCAAATAGCGCTGTCATTGTTATAA